In the Camarhynchus parvulus chromosome 12, STF_HiC, whole genome shotgun sequence genome, aaggcaagctttattttaaaataaatggctACACTAAACCCTTCTCCAAAGCACCCCCATTTATGCATGATCCAGGTGATCATGCTGCTGCTTTAATTATTATACAGAAATATCCCATCACAGAAAGCAGCTGTAATTGCACTCATAGTCCATTGAGGAGGAGGATGTTCCTCAGAGTTCAAAACCGAGTTTGATGGCAAAAGGCTTCGtccagagcagcctctgcatCTCAGTGAGTGCACTCAATGATTCTGccctgaaaaataaacatgaggAGGATGTTAGAGccaagcacagccagagcagcaggctCAGAGCTCCAGCCAGGCCACGGCTCTGGGTGGGAAGGGTTTCCACAGTCTGGTGTTATTTCCCATACTTTTAACAACCTTAAATGAATGCCAAAGCTGGCAGTAACTCCAGCACCAAGTGGACACCAGTTCtgccagcagaggcagaggcaaTGACCAGGAAGAACAGCAGCacccctctgctgtccctgagctgggagaaaCAACgactgctgcagggcagaggaacAAGCTGCAGAGTCACCACTTCCAGCTTGCTTCTGGGGACCCTGCAGCTGGTCCCAGAGTTGGTGTCCTGAGTCTGGATGCAGCACaggttcccacagccctgcttctTCCACTGGGCAATCAGGTTTTTGTCTCCTCCCTGGTGCAGTACTCATATGTGGTATTTTCATGGACCCCCGACAaggggaggaaagatgaatctgactccgtgttcttagcaggttaatttattattttatgttactatattatataaaagaatactatactaaactgtactgaagaaaagagaaaggatacagacagaaggctagaaagCTACTAATcaaaactcgtgactctttctCCAGAGTCCGACCCAGCTTGGCTCCTGATTGGCCcataagtaaaaacaattcacatgaaaccaatgaaacaagtgcctgttggtaaacaatgtccaaaacacattccaaagcagcaaaacacaggagaggcaaatgagataatactgttttcctttttctccgaGGCTTCTCTTAGCCATGATCTTTTAcgaaaaatcctttccttaggaattttttcttctgagaagctgagaggcctcaggaacaaaatgtaaacaatgattatctgctgctgtggaatgcaacaggtgcatctgtgattggtctcatgtggttgtttctaattaatggccaatcacagtccagctgtctggactgtctcggtcagtcacaaacctttgttatcattccttctttttctattcttagctagccctctgatgaaataatttcttctattcttttagtatagttttaatataatatataccataaaataataaatcaagccttctgaaatatggagtcagatcctcatctcttccctcatcctgggaccccgtgaacaccaccacacttctcagcttcccaggagagaaatcctggctaagggatttttccaggaaatatgatggtgacactCATAGAGCTCTCTGCTGATTGCTGCCTTTATGTGGAAGGGATCAAAGATGTAACAGGTTTTCTGGTGGTGGAGCCTGCAGATGGACCAGAGGAACTCcactctcctcttcccttcatgcagctccctctctgcttctctcatcTCCTGACCCAGCTGGTCCAGCGTGGGCTCCATCAGCTCCCAGACATCCAGGGGatccttcctgctcctcctcactgGGGCTTTGCCTTGGGAACCAGAGGGCCAAAGCAAGGGGAGCTGCCAGTACCCCCTCAGAACCATGGCTGCTCCCATACCCAGCCTGTggctctcctttcctccctaGGTTATTTGAAACAATTCATTTGAAGTTCTTAGCTAAGCCCTATAACCTTGAATTTTATCTGCAGCAGTTCTTTAAAGTTTGGAAATAATTagctcacaaaaaaaatttttactgCTCAAGCAAAGTTGTTTTAATCATGCACCTGGTTTATTGCCACAACTCTAGAAATTTATATATCTAAAAGTGTTTGCAGTGAGTAATCTTTGATCTTCCATGATACCTGAATCTACATTATATAAACTTAAAATGGATTATATAAATTTACAACGGATTTGTCACACCCTTTTTAATCCCTCCAGAAAAATCATTCTGTTCCCAGATTGTCTGCAGATTTATTATTAGTAAGATTAAGCAGAGTTAAGGTCCAATATTGTCAGATTTGAGTAATACTAAGATATGTTCTATTAATTTGATTAAGGATGAGTTATCTTCAGTTCATTTTGTTAGGTCAATCTCTGTTAATTTGGGTGTTACTGAGTTTGGACAATGTCCTGTTTAATTGTTCTTCACTTTAAGCTATTTCCTGTTCTATTCCAGTCTTGTTGAGACtaattttcagttctgttatgtttttatttattgcaaattaGGTGTTAGGAAAATTACATAAAGTTAAGCCCCAGTATTGTTAAATTTTGAGTAATGTTAAGTTACATTCTATTAACTTGATATCCTTTTAGGGCTGAGTTCTATTAAGTTCATTTTGTCCtatctaaattaattttgacCAAGTGTGAGTGTTGTTAGATCTGAGTTATTATAGATTTTGTTAAGTCttggttggaaaagacaggtgtctgctaaggaaggcaggagcctccctgaaatggaaaatctaaaacccctccctctgaattattataattttgaaattaaggggctctcgggcaaagatatgggagtaggaatagCAGTTCTTcactaggaaaattaaaataaagtgcAGTAATACAAAgccactgccagagtcagagcatgccctgccccctgtgtgtcagggtgctggcacagccccatgccatgggggctcagccctcctgcagtgccagctgtgctgctgctggagcagggatcctgcacaaggggggagttttcctctgaagctccAGTGGTGGTttagatgggcctggtcttcctctgggaatgcagtggagaagaaagctgctcctctgggaatgcagttgGAAAAAGGCTGCTGCGCTGTTCCCAATCTCAGAGTCTATCTGGATAGGAATGCTCGGCTCCTCCCCCGGGGCGGAGcttctccccatgggatgatggaattttatcagccatgcagggacactcagtggcccaTGAACAGAAAATGTCTCCTGGAAGGAGGATGggtttgtggaagagataaagaacattcccccacctggttttaacaggCAGTGATAGAATACAAACCTCTGGTTACATCTTGCACTGCAATCTAAGACaattaaatattacttttttacACTGTAAGATATGCAGTTGTTTTCTTTGGAGAGACCAGACTATTCTGACTAAAACAGCTGTGATGAAACCCTGACAAACACCTGTTTGTGGATAAAGAAGATCCAGTGTTCACCCTTGGTTTTGTCAAAGATTCTATTGCTCATTACCATCTCTGCTTCCACAGATGGCACAGAAGAGTCAGTGATGATTCTCCATTATGGCTGTTCTTGATTGTGAGCTGTTTTAGTGCTTTCCTTTGTTTGATTTTGCTGTTACAGGTACTGTGACTGTTTAGAAAGGTGTTACCTCAACTTCCTAAGACAGTTACTGCTGATATATTGATTACACAAAGTGAATTTACTGATTTTATAAAAGGCATTATTCATAAGATGTTATTACTGTATCTACAGCCAGCTTCTTATATACTTTAACATCTCTTTGTGCAATtatctaaaatatttgtgttgttTCAGGATCCCTCTGTTGTTCTCTAGCTGTTTATGCATCTCTTGGACCAGCTGAGCTCTCTGGCTGGTCCCTGCACTGCCTCTAGGGTTTGACCCAATGCTGTCTcataattttaagtatttttcagagTTCCAAGAAAAGATACCTGAGCTTCATTGAAAGCCTCCTCTGAACTGCTGGTCTTGTGGTTTTCCCAGTTATTATTACAGAAGCATTCCAGCagtttgctgtgtttgaagcATCTCTGTCCTGAAGGAAACTTCAGAGGGATCCAGCTATGAGATATTTTGATTATTCTTTAACCCCAAGGCCTTTACTCATAACTGCTATTTGTAGGAGCCTTGTTGTAAAATGTGTTTAGGGAATTCCCTCCCAGTTGGAGCCTGGGCAGTGGCCAGACCTTGGCTCTACCTGGATGGAGAACTTGCCAATGAACCCAGATGTTTTCTGCATCAAAATGAGATTCAAGTCACTTTGACTTGGCAATTTGACCCTTTATATATGACAGCTGAACCTATTTTTAGAGTGAGCTTGGGAATTATTATCCAGAAATAATTATCCAAGCCCTCACTGAATCGAGGCTTGTCGGCTTTTGCAGACTGTGGGGTGGTGGTACAGTATTTTAGTGATTAGTAATCATCCAGTTTCACATGTGTTATTAATTATGTGTATTATCTGAAATATTCCTAATTGTTGTCCCTGACTTATTCCTGATTGCTGTCAGTTTCTTGTTCCACTACatgtattgttttgttttgttattccCTTCATGTTCTTAGCAAGAGTCATGcatgctgtttttaaaacaaaaagaaaggggaaTTAGCTATTTGGACTTTAAAACAACGgccatttatttccatttccctaAGAGACATTggatttgattttgtttttcatgctgtGAAACCCTGTGTCAATGACATGATAGAATTTGATGAGTTGGTCTTTTATGTATCTTATCCCACATCTAACAGATAACAGTAATGAATAATGCCCTCACAAGAGTGAGCTCTTTCCACATCAGAACACATGagccttttttaaattaatgaaaaggGGGAGATGTCATGGACAGGTAGAAGAATTGTAAAAGAAAGGCCTTGTGAAACCAGGCTCTGCTAAATTGCCAAAGCTGGCTTGTCACTTCTGAGAGCAGTTACAGGTTCCCATGTGAAGCTGTTTGGAGAGTGAGACTTCATTAACACAGCAATCTGTTCTGAGggtgaaaaacaaatgcacctGCAATCACAAGGGATTTGTCCCATGAGAACCAGTAGAAAAAATATAGAAGCTAACTAAAAATACAGAGGTTTGATAGATATGCAAAATACCATGTACTGACCAATAAACCAGGAGTAAATGTGTTGTGAACCAATCAAAAATGACACAGGGCCTTCTGATAACCCTATAAAATATCACCTTTACCATAAAGATTCAGCTTTCTGCATGAAGAATATGGAGACTTAACTGATTTATTCCAACACTTGATgactttttaatacaaaattgtgatttttggaGATCTTAAGGACTGATGGAGGAATCAGAGTAATTCCAAGCCCTTTGGCACATGTGGAAATGCTGTTTGAATTACCTCACATGAGCAATGAGACTTCACCttaaa is a window encoding:
- the LOC115908383 gene encoding protein BUD31 homolog; its protein translation is MEPTLDQLGQEMREAERELHEGKRRVEFLWSICRLHHQKTCYIFDPFHIKAAISRELYEYILHQGGDKNLIAQWKKQGCGNLCCIQTQDTNSGTSCRVPRSKLEVGRIIECTH